Proteins from one Cryptomeria japonica chromosome 4, Sugi_1.0, whole genome shotgun sequence genomic window:
- the LOC131077581 gene encoding putative disease resistance protein RGA3, whose translation MAFLGEAVVGKICEMAVEMAVQKLTDEAKLLLEFSNDFSWLNDNLTNVRGFLQDADQQSPHNEGIKQWLEKVRVISLLAEDICEECATESMYGNDAQACSPSYNQWIFRYRIGRKIRDIKEPMRYIIEDVNKLKLLREVFPASDVSPSTSHSVERKKSYLLPSLHSVGIESKVDDMLRLLDNNASPVIAVVGMGGIGKSYLLQHVFNNVKERYDKSIWLSFSQSYSISTLQCDIASHLALGQQIRSEGISHERAAELIHENLKGKRYLAVLDDLWEAREDLLCKLGLLTGDNGHSKILVSTRNKEVCTILDAHMYEMQCLSEKETWSLFCFYAFKGNKVPNHQLEEVGRDILKQCGNLPLAIKMVAASLPKTTMPRDWEPKLHRLKEVVVTDDDQIMPILRLSYFSLPARLKACFAYLSFFPKAEQINCEYLVYLWIGEGFIPAGENQWDAAWDCINKLANLCLLQVWEQYEDRQGFRLTNYCRTHDLLHDLAITISKENKCIFSVDEACKGENGDCCRILLGMKDVNDTQISERRPVWLRALSLSQNSKITCIPGNIFTAMRGLRVLELSGTGISTLPQSLRKMKLLKVLNLNDTKIEKVPECVRHLKSLLFLALPQRCNKLPVWINEVKCLQHLDCKGVARMPKGISKLIALRTLRSHWLDLSSEDDRFMRPEDFVNITQLQELCLDVIKDMDSRIEGGILALLVKMLRLTIRNSTAKDLKLPKKMMAMKDLESLVVLKFAVESWICDMANLRELELMCCGDSHYLELQTMPNLVRLELSGNHNCKELPKAFGQHGGFMHLRFFKIDWFNELEEFPELEEGSMTCLEEFYLCNCRKVKKVGVGLERLKCLKLLYYKNSDKLEEMFKVGGEYWNKIKVINPRVIIMS comes from the coding sequence ATGGCATTTCTTGGAGAAGCTGTTGTAGGAAAAATTTGTGAGATGGCCGTGGAGATGGCCGTCCAGAAATTAACTGATGAGGCAAAGCTACTACTGGAATTCAGCAATGATTTCTCGTGGTTAAACGATAATCTCACAAATGTAAGGGGTTTTCTGCAAGATGCTGATCAACAGTCTCCACATAATGAGGGCATAAAGCAATGGCTGGAGAAGGTTCGCGTTATTTCCTTGCTTGCAGAAGACATCTGTGAGGAATGCGCTACAGAATctatgtatggaaatgatgctcaAGCTTGTAGTCCGAGTTATAATCAATGGATTTTTCGCTATAGGATAGGGCGGAAAATCAGGGACATCAAGGAGCCCATGAGATATATTATTGAAGATGTCAACAAGCTGAAGCTATTGCGTGAAGTTTTTCCTGCGAGTGATGTATCGCCCAGTACATCTCATAGTGTAGAGCGCAAGAAATCTTATCTTCTGCCGAGTTTACACTCAGTGGGAATAGAGTCCAAAGTTGATGACATGCTCAGATTGCTGGACAACAATGCCTCTCCAGTTATTGCGGTCGTTGGGATGGGGGGCATAGGCAAGTCCTATCTTCTTCAGCATGTTTTCAACAACGTAAAAGAAAGGTATGATAAATCCATATGGCTTTCATTTTCTCAGTCTTATTCTATTTCCACGTTGCAATGCGACATAGCTTCCCACTTAGCTTTAGGACAGCAAATCAGAAGCGAGGGAATATCTCATGAGAGAGCAGCAGAGTTGATTCATGAAAATCTGAAAGGAAAGAGATATCTTGCGGTGCTAGATGATCTGTGGGAGGCAAGGGAAGATTTATTATGTAAGCTTGGCCTCTTAACTGGAGACAATGGGCATAGCAAAATTCTGGTTAGCACAAGAAACAAAGAGGTTTGCACAATTCTGGATGCTCATATGTACGAGATGCAATGTTTGTCGGAGAAAGAGACTTGGAGCCTATTTTGCTTCTATGCGTTTAAGGgaaataaagtgccaaatcatcagcTTGAAGAAGTTGGCCGTGACATTTTAAAGCAGTGTGGAAATTTGCCGCTAGCTATCAAAATGGTAGCTGCATCTCTGCCGAAGACCACGATGCCAAGGGACTGGGAGCCCAAGCTCCATCGGCTTAAAGAGGTAGTTGTTACCGATGATGATCAGATCATGCCTATTCTCAGACTAAGTTATTTCTCATTGCCTGCACGTCTTAAAGCGTGCTTTgcttatctttctttctttcccaaGGCTGAGCAGATAAATTGCGAGTATCTAGTATATCTCTGGATTGGGGAAGGATTTATTCCAGCAGGAGAGAACCAGTGGGACGCGGCATGGGATTGTATAAATAAGCTTGCCAATCTCTGTTTGCTTCAAGTATGGGAACAATATGAGGATAGACAAGGTTTTAGACTAACCAATTATTGTAGAACTCACGATTTGTTGCATGATTTGGCCATAACCATATCAAAAGAAAATAAGTGTATTTTTTCAGTTGACGAAGCCTGTAAAGGTGAAAATGGTGACTGCTGTCGGATTTTGCTGGGCATGAAAGATGTAAATGACACTCAAATATCAGAGAGGCGTCCTGTTTGGCTCCGCGCCCTTTCATTGTCTCAAAATTCGAAGATTACATGCATTCCAGGAAACATTTTTACCGCTATGAGAGGACTGCGTGTTCTCGAATTGAGCGGGACGGGCATCTCTACATTGCCTCAAAGCCTTCGAAAGATGAAACTTCTAAAAGTCTTGAATTTAAATGATACAAAAATTGAGAAGGTACCAGAATGTGTGAGACACCTGAAAAGTCTCTTGTTTCTAGCTTTGCCTCAAAGATGTAATAAATTACCAGTATGGATAAATGAAGTTAAATGTCTTCAGCATTTAGACTGCAAAGGTGTTGCACGCATGCCAAAAGGAATATCAAAGCTGATCGCTTTAAGAACACTGCGATCACACTGGTTGGACCTTTCTAGTGAAGACGACAGATTCATGAGACCAGAGGATTTTGTGAATATCACTCAGCTTCAGGAACTATGCTTAGATGTTATCAAGGATATGGATTCAAGGATAGAAGGAGGGATACTTGCATTACTGGTAAAGATGCTTCGTCTGACAATTCGTAACAGCACTGCAAAAGATTTGAAGCTTCCCAAGAAAATGATGGCAATGAAAGATCTGGAAAGTCTTGTAGTATTGAAGTTTGCAGTAGAAAGTTGGATTTGTGATATGGCAAATCTGAGGGAACTCGAGTTAATGTGTTGTGGTGATAGTCATTATCTGGAGTTGCAAACAATGCCCAACCTAGTGAGGTTGGAGTTGTCGGGAAATCACAACTGCAAAGAACTGCCAAAGGCTTTTGGCCAACACGGAGGGTTTATGCACCTGCGCTTCTTCAAAATTGATTGGTTCAATGAATTAGAGGAGTTTCCCGAATTGGAGGAGGGGTCGATGACATGTCTTGAGGAGTTTTATTTATGTAATTGTAGGAAAGTCAAAAAAGTGGGAGTGGGATTGGAGAGGTTAAAATGTTTGAAGCTCCTCTATTATAAAAATTCAGATAAATTAGAGGAGATGTTTAAAGTAGGTGGAGAATACTGGAATAAAATCAAAGTCATAAATCCTCGtgtaataattatgtcataa